One Desulfobulbus propionicus DSM 2032 DNA segment encodes these proteins:
- a CDS encoding ABC transporter substrate-binding protein, translating into MGKARRRTVCVCLMVWLAVFAGLVSPASAETGLKKARLMPLWSPQAQFAGYYMALEKGIYARHGIDLTILTGGPGRSAIQSLTNGEADFAVLWLSTALQQHDAGLKLVNLAQIVPRSSLLLVVRTASGIRTPKDLQGKKIGVWDGELSLPILAFLDRYHLQVRRIPQAYTVNLFLRGGLDAASAMWYNEYHTMLNAGINPEELRVFSLHEHGITFPEDGLYALEHRYRQDPALAKAFARASLEGWRYAFAAPEETLDVTLRIMRQAKVPASRSHQRWMLERMRDLMAPASDGEPPGRLQPPGYQAAAAILRDHGVIKDVPDYETFMGGADVRR; encoded by the coding sequence ATGGGAAAAGCGCGCCGACGCACGGTTTGCGTGTGCCTGATGGTGTGGTTGGCCGTGTTCGCCGGCCTTGTTTCCCCAGCCTCTGCGGAAACAGGCCTGAAAAAGGCGCGGCTCATGCCTTTGTGGAGCCCGCAGGCTCAGTTTGCCGGTTATTATATGGCCCTGGAAAAGGGCATTTATGCCCGCCATGGTATCGATCTGACCATTCTCACGGGGGGGCCGGGCCGCTCGGCGATACAATCGCTGACCAACGGTGAGGCCGATTTCGCCGTGCTCTGGTTGTCGACCGCCCTGCAGCAGCATGATGCCGGGCTCAAACTCGTCAACCTGGCGCAGATCGTTCCGCGTTCCTCCCTGCTGCTTGTGGTCCGCACGGCAAGCGGCATCCGAACGCCCAAGGACCTTCAAGGAAAAAAAATCGGGGTGTGGGACGGCGAACTGTCCCTGCCGATTCTGGCCTTCCTTGACCGGTATCACCTTCAGGTACGGCGGATCCCCCAGGCCTATACCGTCAACCTGTTTCTCCGGGGCGGTCTCGATGCGGCCTCGGCCATGTGGTACAATGAATACCACACCATGCTCAATGCCGGGATCAACCCGGAAGAACTGCGGGTTTTTTCTCTCCATGAGCACGGCATCACCTTTCCCGAGGACGGCTTATATGCCTTGGAGCATCGCTATCGCCAGGATCCGGCCTTGGCCAAGGCCTTTGCCAGGGCATCCTTGGAAGGGTGGCGATACGCCTTTGCTGCTCCGGAAGAAACCCTGGACGTCACCCTCCGTATCATGCGGCAGGCCAAGGTACCTGCAAGCCGGTCACACCAGCGATGGATGCTGGAGCGGATGCGCGACTTGATGGCTCCGGCAAGCGACGGTGAACCACCTGGCCGCCTGCAGCCGCCGGGATACCAGGCAGCCGCGGCCATTTTGCGTGACCACGGGGTCATCAAGGATGTTCCCGATTACGAAACCTTCATGGGGGGGGCCGATGTTCGCCGCTAG
- a CDS encoding STAS domain-containing protein produces MDIQMSTEGSTLVLALTGKLDAVTAPEFEKKVNELLAAESCVLIVDCERLDYISSAGLRALLATAKRSKSRGGQVRCANVTGSVREVFDISGFSTIFPMHDSVAGAVAAVE; encoded by the coding sequence ATGGACATACAGATGAGCACGGAAGGCAGTACTCTGGTTCTCGCCCTCACCGGCAAATTGGACGCGGTCACCGCGCCGGAATTCGAAAAGAAGGTCAACGAACTGCTTGCCGCCGAATCGTGCGTACTGATCGTTGATTGCGAACGGCTCGACTACATTAGCAGTGCCGGGCTGCGGGCCCTGCTTGCTACCGCCAAACGGAGCAAGTCGAGGGGAGGTCAGGTCCGTTGTGCCAATGTCACCGGGTCGGTCAGGGAGGTGTTCGATATTTCCGGGTTCAGCACTATTTTCCCGATGCACGATTCCGTTGCCGGCGCCGTGGCCGCTGTTGAATAA
- a CDS encoding benzoate-CoA ligase family protein, translated as MNGCTANNRNLTAHLLLPNLARHPDKTAYLCAGQAVSYRQLAAGAYGFARLLHAKGIGPGDRVLIVLVDSPVFVAAFLGTTLIGAVAVPVGTALNAETYDFLLSDSEARLALVSPSVAAIEGFPRARTDCLVCGERLAEAVAERPSVPVAAAAVGPDDLAYMLYTSGSTGRPKGVPHRHGDLLAAAERYAVQVLGMGEDDVVLSASKLYFAYGLGNSLAFPLYVGATAVLHPDNPLPDQLLALMARYRPTLFFSVPTVYGQLIRSVNEDHLSLPMRLCVSAGEALPAAMVEEWQRLTGLEVLDGIGSTEMTHIFLSNRPGDLVPGSTGRPVPGYEVRLVDDDGNPVASGVTGHLLVRGPGAAPRYWNRPDKTAETMLADGFIRTGDVAVEQEGRYWHRGRSDDMLKVGGQWISPLQVEEVLRTHPVVSDCAVAAYRLGGLERPAAHLILRPGHEPGRPLEKALRAFLAVRLPEYMCPLVYRFVDDLPRTPTGKVQRFKLKQ; from the coding sequence ATGAACGGATGTACAGCCAATAACCGCAACCTGACAGCGCACCTGCTCCTGCCCAATCTCGCGCGCCATCCCGACAAAACTGCCTATCTCTGCGCAGGCCAGGCGGTCAGCTATCGGCAGCTGGCTGCGGGCGCCTATGGTTTTGCCCGCCTGTTGCACGCCAAGGGCATAGGGCCGGGCGACCGGGTGCTGATCGTCCTGGTGGATTCGCCGGTGTTCGTCGCCGCCTTTCTGGGGACCACCCTGATCGGTGCGGTCGCGGTCCCGGTCGGCACTGCCTTGAATGCCGAGACCTATGACTTCCTGCTCAGCGACAGCGAGGCCCGACTGGCCCTGGTCTCGCCATCTGTGGCGGCGATCGAGGGATTTCCCCGCGCCAGAACGGACTGCCTGGTTTGTGGCGAGCGGCTCGCCGAGGCCGTGGCCGAGAGGCCCAGCGTCCCGGTGGCAGCCGCCGCGGTCGGGCCGGACGATCTGGCCTACATGCTCTATACCTCGGGCTCCACCGGCCGGCCCAAGGGGGTGCCCCATCGCCATGGCGACCTGCTGGCGGCGGCCGAACGCTATGCGGTGCAGGTGTTGGGCATGGGCGAGGACGACGTGGTGCTGTCGGCCAGCAAACTCTATTTTGCCTACGGCCTGGGCAACAGCTTGGCCTTCCCGTTATATGTCGGCGCCACGGCGGTACTCCATCCCGACAATCCCCTGCCCGATCAGCTCCTGGCGTTGATGGCGCGGTATCGGCCAACGCTGTTCTTCTCGGTGCCCACGGTCTACGGTCAGCTCATCCGCAGTGTCAACGAGGACCACCTGTCCCTGCCGATGCGGCTGTGCGTCTCCGCCGGGGAGGCCCTGCCTGCCGCCATGGTCGAGGAGTGGCAGCGGCTCACCGGCCTGGAGGTGCTGGACGGCATCGGCTCCACCGAGATGACCCACATCTTCCTCTCCAACCGGCCGGGCGATCTGGTCCCCGGTTCCACAGGCCGGCCGGTGCCGGGCTACGAGGTGCGGCTGGTGGATGACGACGGCAATCCGGTGGCCTCGGGCGTTACCGGCCATCTGCTGGTGCGCGGACCGGGGGCGGCGCCCCGGTATTGGAACCGGCCGGACAAGACCGCCGAGACCATGCTGGCCGACGGGTTCATCCGTACCGGCGATGTGGCAGTCGAACAGGAGGGCCGCTACTGGCACCGTGGCCGCAGCGACGACATGCTCAAGGTCGGCGGCCAATGGATCTCGCCGCTCCAGGTCGAGGAGGTGTTGCGCACCCACCCGGTGGTCTCGGACTGCGCGGTGGCTGCCTATCGGCTTGGTGGGTTGGAGCGTCCGGCCGCCCACCTGATCCTGCGGCCGGGCCACGAACCCGGCCGGCCCCTGGAAAAGGCATTGCGCGCCTTCCTGGCCGTTCGTCTGCCCGAGTATATGTGTCCCCTGGTGTACCGGTTTGTCGATGACCTGCCCCGCACCCCCACCGGCAAGGTGCAGCGGTTTAAACTAAAGCAATGA
- a CDS encoding SpoIIE family protein phosphatase has protein sequence MFAARTIASTFTLVVSVCTILIFSVAISYFYHRSRVALEREVENNAEKLVLASVNRMEATLRAIGKVAEGVGRSVETGVTSDQSLSLLLRRTLIENREIHGLGVAFEPDPAFNPPCPVVPYFYRQGDQLLFAPEENFQYLQQDWYQIAKELREQAWSEPYDDETSGEILMTSCSVPIFMDQGKEKAVRGVVVADVSLEWLTRLVASIRVLDTGYSFLLSRNGTFLTHPDRNLIMNETIFSLAESRNSPELREIGRKMARGESGLVAYTNLRNVDTWMYYAPIPSTGWTLAVVFPKAEMYADVHRLTFTVTGIALGGIGLLTIMVFFIARTVTAPLGALAKATEGIAAGHFDTNLPPVRVRDEVGKLTLAFAAMTTALKEYIRNLTETTAAKERIQSELKMATDIQASLLPRLFPAFPDRPEFDVFAAMDPAKEVGGDFYDFFFVDQDNLCFLIADVADKGVPAALYMMVVKTLLKAEGQMLGEPDRILSRVNTILAADNDSCMFTTVFCAILDTTSGEVRFANAGHNPPVLISGGAARLLSVRAGFVLGPMEEAVYASERITLLPGEVLFLYTDGVTEAKNGQEEPYGESRLLAALQERADRELAEIIHGIRADVARHAGGAPQSDDVTMLAITYRGIGTNTTQ, from the coding sequence ATGTTCGCCGCTAGAACCATCGCCTCCACCTTCACGCTGGTGGTCTCGGTCTGCACCATCCTGATTTTTTCCGTGGCCATCAGCTATTTTTATCACCGTTCCCGAGTGGCCCTGGAACGAGAAGTGGAGAACAATGCCGAGAAACTGGTGTTGGCCTCGGTGAACAGGATGGAGGCCACCCTGCGCGCCATTGGCAAGGTCGCCGAAGGCGTGGGGCGCTCCGTGGAGACAGGGGTGACCTCCGACCAGTCATTGTCGCTCCTTCTGCGGCGGACCCTGATCGAGAACCGTGAGATCCATGGCCTTGGGGTGGCCTTTGAACCCGATCCCGCCTTCAACCCGCCCTGTCCGGTGGTTCCCTATTTTTATAGGCAAGGCGACCAGCTGCTCTTCGCTCCAGAGGAGAATTTCCAGTATCTGCAGCAGGATTGGTATCAGATTGCCAAGGAGCTGCGGGAACAGGCGTGGAGCGAGCCCTATGACGACGAGACCAGCGGCGAGATCCTGATGACCAGCTGCTCGGTCCCGATTTTCATGGACCAGGGCAAGGAGAAAGCGGTGCGCGGCGTTGTGGTGGCCGATGTTTCCCTGGAGTGGCTGACCAGGCTGGTGGCCTCCATCCGGGTGCTGGACACGGGCTACAGTTTCCTCCTCTCCCGCAACGGCACCTTCCTGACCCATCCTGACCGCAATTTGATCATGAACGAAACCATCTTCAGTCTCGCCGAATCGCGCAACAGTCCGGAACTCCGCGAGATCGGCAGGAAAATGGCGCGCGGCGAATCGGGATTGGTCGCCTATACCAACCTGCGCAACGTCGACACCTGGATGTACTACGCCCCGATTCCCTCCACCGGCTGGACCTTGGCGGTCGTTTTTCCCAAAGCGGAGATGTATGCGGATGTCCATCGTCTCACCTTTACCGTGACCGGTATTGCCCTGGGAGGGATTGGCTTGTTGACCATCATGGTCTTTTTCATCGCCCGCACCGTCACCGCCCCGCTTGGTGCCTTGGCCAAGGCAACGGAGGGGATCGCCGCAGGCCACTTTGACACCAACTTGCCGCCCGTACGGGTGCGCGACGAGGTGGGCAAGCTGACCCTGGCCTTTGCCGCCATGACCACGGCCCTCAAAGAATATATCCGCAACCTGACCGAAACCACTGCCGCCAAGGAGCGCATCCAGAGCGAACTCAAGATGGCCACCGACATCCAGGCCAGCCTGCTGCCCCGCCTGTTTCCCGCCTTTCCCGACCGGCCCGAGTTCGATGTCTTCGCCGCTATGGATCCGGCAAAGGAGGTGGGTGGCGATTTCTACGACTTTTTCTTCGTCGACCAGGACAACCTCTGTTTTTTGATCGCCGACGTGGCCGACAAGGGGGTCCCGGCCGCCCTCTACATGATGGTGGTCAAGACCCTGCTCAAGGCCGAGGGGCAGATGCTTGGCGAGCCGGACCGGATCCTGTCCCGGGTCAACACCATCCTGGCCGCGGACAACGACAGCTGCATGTTCACCACCGTGTTCTGCGCCATCCTCGACACGACCAGCGGCGAGGTCCGTTTCGCCAATGCCGGCCACAATCCGCCGGTGCTGATCAGCGGAGGAGCGGCGCGGCTCCTGTCGGTCCGGGCGGGATTTGTCCTTGGTCCCATGGAGGAGGCGGTGTATGCAAGCGAGCGGATCACCCTGTTGCCGGGGGAGGTCCTGTTTCTGTATACCGACGGGGTGACCGAAGCGAAAAACGGACAAGAGGAACCCTACGGCGAATCGCGGTTGCTGGCGGCCCTGCAGGAAAGGGCGGATCGGGAACTGGCGGAGATCATTCATGGCATCCGGGCGGATGTCGCCCGGCACGCCGGAGGGGCGCCGCAGTCCGACGACGTGACCATGCTCGCCATTACCTATCGAGGGATAGGTACAAACACAACCCAGTGA
- a CDS encoding cupin domain-containing protein, producing the protein MRRVYCRRWQQPIVFFLLVLLLTAGPVFADSGYRGGVTAHVVQKTTTTANGHKIVYPCTDKAEVTAMTVELAPGASTGWHKHPVPVYAYVIAGTLAVELEDGRSTAYRAGEAVIEVVDVLHNGTNSGTEPVKLAVFYLGAEGTPNVIKQEPTDKAARQTAGHATDRERK; encoded by the coding sequence ATGAGGCGCGTGTATTGCCGACGATGGCAGCAACCCATCGTTTTCTTTCTGTTGGTCCTGCTGCTCACGGCAGGGCCGGTGTTTGCCGACAGCGGCTACCGTGGCGGAGTGACCGCCCATGTCGTGCAGAAAACCACTACCACCGCCAATGGACACAAGATCGTCTATCCCTGCACCGACAAGGCCGAGGTGACCGCCATGACCGTGGAGCTTGCGCCTGGCGCCAGCACCGGCTGGCACAAGCATCCGGTTCCCGTCTATGCGTATGTGATTGCTGGCACCCTGGCCGTCGAGCTGGAAGATGGCCGCTCCACCGCGTATCGTGCCGGCGAGGCGGTGATCGAGGTGGTCGATGTCCTGCATAATGGCACCAACAGCGGCACCGAGCCGGTCAAGCTGGCGGTGTTCTATCTTGGGGCTGAAGGGACACCAAACGTGATCAAGCAGGAACCCACGGACAAGGCCGCTCGGCAGACGGCCGGGCACGCAACGGACAGGGAGCGCAAATGA
- a CDS encoding DUF721 domain-containing protein encodes MTPRSIGPKHGDLCSLGERLAGIYSRKQWNRQWRLFQLARQWPSIVGADYARLTTPAFFRQQTLWIYVQDSSWMHHLQFVKLDLLARINLAMDDQPVADIRWQLQPQESAPSASRPTIPPTVDVAEEQSFLRMAEGIANPECRTALQRLWRTFAAARE; translated from the coding sequence GTGACACCGCGATCAATCGGGCCCAAACACGGCGATCTGTGTTCGCTGGGGGAACGCCTCGCCGGGATCTACTCCAGGAAACAGTGGAACCGGCAGTGGCGCTTGTTTCAGCTGGCCCGCCAATGGCCCTCAATCGTCGGCGCCGATTATGCCCGGCTGACCACGCCTGCTTTTTTCCGCCAGCAGACCTTGTGGATCTATGTGCAAGATTCCTCCTGGATGCACCACCTCCAATTCGTTAAGCTTGACCTGCTGGCCCGAATCAACCTGGCGATGGACGATCAGCCGGTTGCGGATATTCGCTGGCAGCTGCAACCGCAAGAGTCAGCGCCGTCAGCGTCGCGCCCGACCATCCCCCCCACCGTCGATGTCGCGGAAGAACAATCCTTCCTGCGCATGGCCGAAGGTATCGCCAACCCGGAATGCCGCACCGCCCTGCAGCGATTGTGGCGGACCTTTGCCGCCGCCAGGGAATAA
- a CDS encoding ABC transporter substrate-binding protein encodes MRAQQHSDQGNTTRLVVSLVFFSLLLVCGPIAVLPATADSKAHPIYERVVSLSPLITENIFLLGAGNSLVGNTIYCQRPEAAQHIEKVGSVQELSLEKIVSLNPQLILASNLTPPQTVEQLRSLALRVETFGQPASFEDICNHFLRLGAILNRNEYAVALVDQARRKVDAVRRAVSSLPRRKVFLQVGAHPLFSSVQSSFTHDFIELGGGINIAGEQKTGAMKTEQVLALNPDLIIIAVMGSENGIGAEEKARWMRFSTLEAVRANQVHVMDPNLVCSPSPTTFADTLVTIARLIHPQAAIAAPDAAGGPHTSSNHLPVAEVGGRQQ; translated from the coding sequence TTGCGTGCGCAACAACACAGCGATCAGGGCAATACAACGAGACTGGTTGTCAGTCTCGTTTTTTTTTCCTTGCTCCTGGTTTGCGGTCCCATCGCTGTCCTGCCGGCGACCGCAGACAGCAAGGCGCACCCGATCTATGAGCGTGTTGTCTCGCTCAGTCCCTTGATCACCGAAAACATTTTTCTGCTCGGTGCGGGGAACAGCCTGGTCGGCAACACCATCTACTGTCAGCGACCGGAAGCGGCTCAGCACATCGAGAAAGTGGGTTCGGTCCAGGAATTGAGTCTCGAGAAGATCGTCAGCTTGAACCCCCAACTGATCCTGGCCAGCAACCTGACCCCGCCTCAAACGGTCGAGCAGCTGCGCTCCCTGGCGTTGCGGGTCGAGACCTTTGGCCAGCCCGCTTCCTTTGAGGATATCTGCAATCATTTCCTTAGATTGGGAGCAATACTCAACCGGAACGAATACGCCGTAGCCCTTGTTGATCAAGCCAGGCGCAAGGTCGATGCCGTTCGCCGTGCGGTGAGCTCGTTGCCGCGCCGCAAGGTTTTTCTCCAAGTCGGCGCCCATCCGCTGTTCTCCTCGGTACAGAGTTCCTTCACCCATGATTTCATTGAACTGGGGGGCGGCATCAATATCGCCGGCGAGCAGAAAACAGGCGCGATGAAAACGGAACAAGTCCTTGCCTTGAATCCAGATCTGATCATCATCGCGGTCATGGGTTCGGAAAATGGCATCGGTGCCGAGGAAAAGGCGCGGTGGATGCGCTTTTCCACCCTTGAGGCGGTCCGCGCCAATCAGGTCCACGTCATGGATCCGAATCTGGTCTGCAGCCCCTCTCCCACCACCTTTGCCGATACCCTGGTGACCATTGCCCGCCTGATCCATCCGCAGGCGGCCATCGCCGCACCGGATGCAGCAGGTGGGCCGCACACGAGTTCAAACCACCTTCCCGTAGCCGAGGTTGGGGGGCGGCAGCAGTGA
- a CDS encoding ATP-binding protein, with translation MSVDTFRVAARVERLAEAIAFVEDKATHFGLGPNKRFGLTLALEEAFVNICHHAYPDGQGEAELACDGDGDAFVLEIVDSGVPFDLLSLPEPDRASNISERAVGGLGVHFIRTFADSVRYHREGGRNILRITFNRG, from the coding sequence ATGTCTGTTGACACTTTTCGTGTCGCGGCCCGGGTGGAGCGCCTTGCCGAAGCGATTGCGTTCGTGGAGGACAAGGCCACCCATTTCGGCCTGGGGCCCAACAAACGGTTTGGCCTGACCCTGGCCCTGGAAGAGGCCTTTGTCAATATCTGCCATCACGCCTATCCGGACGGGCAAGGAGAAGCCGAACTGGCCTGCGACGGCGACGGCGACGCCTTTGTCCTCGAAATCGTCGATTCGGGTGTGCCCTTTGATCTGCTTTCGCTGCCGGAACCCGATCGTGCTTCCAACATCAGCGAGCGGGCCGTGGGCGGCCTGGGAGTGCATTTCATCCGCACATTCGCGGACAGCGTCAGATATCACCGGGAGGGGGGGCGCAACATCCTGCGCATCACCTTCAACCGTGGCTGA
- the pap gene encoding polyphosphate:AMP phosphotransferase, translating into MFESAELGHKIKKSVYEQEVPPLREALLDAQLRLAESAAFPVIILVGGLDGAGRGATVNLLNEWMDPRHIQTHGMGEPSDEELDRPMMWRFWRALPPKGKIGVFLGSWYTWPILNRVNGRTKAADLEQSMERAKRLEKMLVDEGALIIKFWLHLSKKKQEKRFKELEKNPLTRWKVTDRDWKHFKAYDKFQEVHEHVIRHTSTAEAPWLIVEGEDAHYRNLTVGKVILKAIQERLEQEQVVPAKILAPPLMPAIDNLHLLKTLDMKQALSKDKFKVQLEKYQGRLNVLTRDPKFKYMSVIAVFEGNDAAGKGGSIRRITGALDARYYQVIPIAAPSEEERAQPYLWRFWRHLPRKGRVTIFDRSWYGRVLVERVEGFCAEVDWMRAYGEINDFEAQMVRHHLLVVKFWLAITKDEQLRRFEERQRTGFKSFKITEEDWRNREKWEEYEQAVCDMVDRTSTLLAPWTLVEANDKNFARIKILKTLCECIEIKLKELHEEGIDYLDKPKKDR; encoded by the coding sequence ATGTTTGAATCGGCGGAATTAGGACACAAAATTAAAAAGTCAGTGTATGAGCAAGAGGTTCCTCCCCTGCGCGAGGCGCTGCTCGATGCGCAGCTGAGGCTGGCGGAATCCGCGGCTTTCCCGGTGATTATCCTGGTGGGAGGATTGGATGGCGCGGGGCGCGGGGCCACCGTCAATCTGCTCAACGAATGGATGGATCCGCGCCACATCCAAACCCATGGCATGGGCGAGCCTTCCGACGAGGAACTCGATCGTCCGATGATGTGGCGCTTCTGGCGCGCCTTGCCGCCCAAGGGCAAGATTGGGGTTTTTCTCGGTTCCTGGTACACTTGGCCTATTCTCAACCGGGTCAATGGCCGCACCAAGGCCGCCGATCTTGAACAAAGCATGGAACGGGCCAAACGGTTGGAAAAAATGCTGGTGGATGAGGGGGCCTTGATAATCAAATTTTGGCTGCACCTCTCCAAAAAGAAACAGGAAAAACGTTTCAAGGAGTTGGAAAAAAATCCGTTGACCCGCTGGAAGGTCACTGATCGTGACTGGAAGCATTTCAAGGCCTACGACAAATTTCAAGAAGTGCATGAGCATGTTATCCGCCACACCAGCACGGCTGAGGCGCCGTGGCTGATTGTGGAAGGGGAAGATGCCCATTACCGCAACCTCACCGTGGGCAAGGTGATTCTCAAGGCGATCCAGGAGAGGCTGGAACAGGAACAGGTGGTTCCTGCCAAGATTCTCGCGCCGCCGCTGATGCCCGCCATCGACAACCTGCATCTGCTCAAGACGCTTGATATGAAGCAGGCGTTGAGCAAGGACAAATTCAAGGTTCAGCTGGAAAAATATCAAGGCAGGCTGAATGTGCTGACCCGCGATCCCAAGTTCAAATACATGTCGGTGATCGCCGTGTTCGAGGGCAACGACGCCGCCGGCAAAGGAGGCAGTATCCGCCGCATTACCGGGGCGTTGGACGCCCGCTACTACCAGGTCATTCCCATTGCCGCTCCCTCCGAGGAAGAGCGTGCCCAGCCCTATCTGTGGCGTTTCTGGCGGCATCTTCCCCGGAAAGGCCGGGTGACCATCTTTGATCGCTCCTGGTACGGCCGGGTACTGGTGGAACGGGTCGAGGGGTTCTGCGCAGAGGTCGATTGGATGCGGGCCTATGGCGAAATCAACGATTTCGAAGCGCAGATGGTCAGGCATCACCTGCTGGTCGTCAAATTCTGGCTGGCCATCACCAAGGACGAGCAGTTGCGGCGATTCGAGGAACGACAGCGGACCGGATTCAAGAGTTTCAAGATTACCGAGGAGGACTGGCGCAATCGGGAAAAATGGGAGGAATACGAGCAGGCGGTGTGCGACATGGTTGACCGGACAAGCACCTTGCTTGCCCCGTGGACCCTGGTCGAAGCCAACGACAAGAATTTCGCCCGTATCAAGATCCTGAAAACCCTCTGCGAATGCATTGAAATCAAGCTCAAGGAGCTGCACGAGGAGGGCATCGATTATCTGGATAAACCCAAAAAAGATCGTTAG
- a CDS encoding 3D domain-containing protein, which yields MLAAVAIVSLLGGCAGKSVVRVMDTTAYCGCAICCSWERGSWTYLKLDFWNRYVSAGPQAGRPYSGLTARGTSPHEPAAGLFSWDTVERPWMLPLRLLPWSWFPEDGTIAADTRYYPFGTRMYVPGYGWGTVEDRGGAIKGRDRIDLFFDSHDDALLWGRKKVEVRIEYP from the coding sequence GTGCTCGCGGCAGTGGCGATCGTGTCGTTGCTGGGAGGCTGTGCCGGCAAATCCGTGGTGCGCGTGATGGACACGACCGCCTATTGCGGCTGTGCAATCTGCTGCAGCTGGGAAAGGGGCAGCTGGACCTATCTCAAGTTGGATTTCTGGAATCGCTATGTGAGCGCTGGCCCCCAGGCAGGGCGGCCCTATAGCGGTTTGACGGCCCGGGGGACCAGCCCCCATGAACCTGCCGCCGGACTCTTTTCCTGGGACACGGTGGAGCGTCCGTGGATGCTCCCCCTTCGTCTATTGCCCTGGTCATGGTTTCCCGAAGATGGCACCATTGCCGCCGATACCCGCTATTATCCGTTCGGCACCAGGATGTATGTTCCGGGATACGGGTGGGGGACTGTGGAAGATCGGGGGGGCGCCATCAAGGGCAGGGATCGGATTGATTTGTTCTTCGATTCCCATGACGACGCCCTCCTGTGGGGACGGAAAAAAGTGGAAGTGCGCATCGAGTACCCTTGA